The DNA window CGGGCAGATCCTCGCCTGCCTGGCGGCTGCCGTAACCCTTCGCAAATATGTGCTGACCATCCTTGACCACCGAGATCACCACCCCGGGCGCATTCCAATCGTACAGCACCCGCTTAATGTAAGCGTCGAATTCCTGATCAAAAAAATCAGCCAGCGCTTTCTCCCGGCCGCAGCTGGGGTTCAGCAAAAGCAGAGCAAACAGAACCGGCAGGATCGCGAGCCATTTAAGAGCAGGTTTCATGGGGTCTCCAGACTTGATATGATAAAATAAGTGGCTGGCATGTTAGTTAGCCGGCGGCTAAAAAGTCAAGCCGCGAGTATACCTGCAAATTGCAGCTGGCCCTTCCCGCTACCCCAACTTTGACCGCTGACCGCTCCTCGCCTGCCATACTGGCATATAACGTCAGTCAATATGTCAGCCGAACCTGACCGATTGCTGGCCTTATACGGCACTTCTGACCGCCTGGCTTCCCTGGCACACCCCTTGCCCCTGTATAGGACGAAAATAATGCAAAATCTTTGAAATGGCACCCTGCCAGAAACAAGCATCAACAACTGAAGGAGGAATAACCATGACACTCGTAAAGTACACCCGCAGACGGCCCGTAGTGAGCCTGTATGATGACATGAACCGCCTGTTCAACCAGGTATGGTCCCGCAGCTTCTTCGGCTATCCGGTGCTGGTGCGCGATTGGGCCCCGGCCTTCGATATCCGCGAGACCAAAGACCAGATCGTCTTCGAGGCGGAACTGCCCGGCCTGAACAAAAAAGACATCAACATCACCCTCCACGAGGGCGTGTTGACTGTCAGCGGCGAGCGCCAGGAACGCGAGGTCACCGACAACGAGACCTTGCACTGCACTGAACAGCGCTACGGCAAGTTTCAACGCTCCTTCTCCCTCCCCGAGGTGAATGCGGACCAGGTCGAAGCCAGCTACAAGAACGGCATCCTGACCATCACCCTCAACAAGGTCGCCCCGGTGGAGCCCGAGAAGAAGCAGATTGCCATCAAATAACAGGGCTGCACGCGGTATCCTGATACCACGACGCCCAGCCCCTCTTCCCTATCCCCCGGGAGAGGGGCTTTTTTTTATCCACCGCCACCGATAACGGACCACTGACCACTAACTGCTAACTGCTGATCGCTGATCGCTGAAGGCTGACCGCTAACTGCTATCTGCCTCCTGCGCCTGCGATGGCTCCCGCCGCAAACCGTGCCGCCGATGAAATACCCAGACCACGATCCAGCCGAATAGGAAATTGGAGGACGATACCTCCACAAAGTGCGCCCTCCGGATTTCAGCCGGCATAAACTCGTTGGGAAGCAGTAGGGTGCCGCTCATCAGCACCGAGAACAGCAGGGCCACCGCCAGGCCCGCCTCCCACCAGGCCCCCTTCATCATCCGGATCACCGGCAGGGCCACCCCGATCCACAGCAGACCCCGTAGCACCTGAAACGGAAGTATCCACGAGGGCATCTGCAGACCGGCATAGTATTCCTCGTACGCCGCACCAGCCAGCGGCATGAAAACCAGGGCACCGAACGCGACGTAAATAACCACATATACGACCGCTACTAGCAGCACCTTCCACAACCATTGCGTCCAGGGCATGACCAGTCGCGGGTTGGGCTCCTGGGCTTCGGCAGCCCCCTTTATCTTGCCGTGGACCAGCACCGCCAGCGGCGCAAACACCACCGCAACAATCAGCCCGTGCATAAAGAACTTCGGCACCATCTCCGCCGGCACAATGTCCACCAGGTATTTCAGGAACACCAGCGTCTCGATCTGCGACAGGAAGGTCACTATCCCGTAGTAAACCACCAGGATGGTCAGCACCAGTCGCCAGCCGCCCCAGCGGGAACGCTCGAGCGGGTAGCTGATAACGATTGCGTGCATCGCGCACATGCTCAGCAGGGCCGTCATCGCCCCCGCCTGGCTACCGGGCTGGGAGGAATCCGCCAGACCCACCGCCAGGCCTGCCACCGTCCAGCAGGCAGCCAGCAGAATCGTTAGTACGATGATCCGCACGACGAACAGAAGAGTGTATCTGGTGCTCATGGATCAGTCTTTCGTAAATGATGCTTTCGGCAGAGTGTGTGTTATTAAAGGTAGGCGCGAAAGGGGCGCCAAATCCAACGGAATTATGACCACAACCCAGCGCTAAGAATAGGCTCTACTGAACTGTGTACCGCAGACCACTAACCATTAATACGCCAGCCCGTCTCAGCCTCTAGTCCAGCAGCGCGGACGGCGAGGTGCGGAAAAATTCCGCCAGCGGCAGGCCACCGCTTCCAACTAGCAGCGTCCGCTGGACGCTATACGCCTCGGCAAACCGGCTCATACCAGGCAGGGTCGTTCTCCAAGCACCGCTGGCCACTTCGATCGCTGCCAGGCGGTCACCACGTCTCAGAACGAAATCCACCTCCCGGTTCCGCTCCCGCCAGTGATGTACTCTGACCGAAATACCAACAGCATCCATAAAAAGCATCTGGGTTCCGCTCTCCTTTTCATGATCACGTCTAACATGGGCCTTCGATACAAGCAGAATCTCTCATTCCATGAGTCGTTTTATTCAATGTCCTGATATAATTAACTCAACGCACTGAGCATATTTACTCAATGCATTGAGTAAATCCTAGCACTGCCTCCTATTATCTGCTGCAGGCCACGCCCATGTCCTACTACACAATCTGCTACACTCGCAGCGTACTTGCTGAGATTTTTAATGGATTTTTGCCCGCCTTAGCTTTAGCACAGCCGAACCACGGACTACTGACGACTAACCACTGACCACTAACGACCGATCGCTTCTTACTTCTCCTTCCCCGCCGCCAGCCATACCCGCAAAAGCTGGCTGACAGCCTCGGGATTCTCTTCAGCGAACTTGCGTACTTCGGCCATCATCTTCGCACGGATTTCTAGCTCCGCCCTGGCCTCGGGGGAGAGACTTTTCGTATAGGTATCGGTGGTGGCGGCCCTCTCGCCCTTAACCGACATTCGCGGGGCGGCAGCGGGGGTGGCCGGAGCTGCCTTAACAGGCACGCGGCGTGGGGGCGGCGCCAGCTGCCGCACCGGGACCGGCTTTAACTTTTTTACCTTATGCTTCTTCACCATAGTCTTACATAAGATAGATGGCCGCCGGTGAATTGTCAAGCTGGAGTCTGGGGGTATTGGTAATTGTCCCGTAGGGACCCCCGCAGGGAAAAGTGCTGCTTGTTAAAAGCCAATCGCTGCTGGCTAATGGCCGAAGGCTCGAGGCTGGATACTGGGGACTCAGTCTTGGGACGTTGAACTATTCATTTTGCATTTTGCATTTTTCATTTTATCTCACCCATCCCACTCCTTGTACCTCTCGATAAACCGCACCAGCTCCTCCCCGGGCACCCGGATGTAACGCCCCACCCGCAGGGCCTCCAGCCGACCCAACTCTATCAACGTCTGTACGTAGCGCATTGAACATTGCAACAGGACGGCCACCTCCCCCGTGCGATACAGCCGCTGACGGTCGATCTTCTCAATCAACACCTCAAATCCATCGCTGCTCTCCATCCCCCTCCTCTCTTGCATCGCCCTCTGCTTAGGGCAATCCGGCCTGCTACTGCCAGAGCACTCCTGGACACTATTACCATTACTAACTCTTTAACTCCCGCTCGGTTAAACCCTTGCCTCGCTCTCCTGGCGTGTCATCTCTGGCTTCCCTGGCGCTTCCAGGGCGCTCCAGTTCAACGCCAGCAGCTCGTAGCGCCCCGTCTCATTGTGTTTTTGATACACATTCACGTAGCGCCGGGTAGTGCGGATGCGCAGGCTGTCGGCAATCAGCCCCATGGCCTCGTTCCACACCGCGTCCTCGAACTTGAACTGCCGCAGAGTCAGGATCGAGCGCACATTGATGCGCCCCTTACTGTCCACCTGGAAGGCCTGGTTAATGATCGCCCGCACCTCCAACCGGGCATTGCCCGTCCACCGCCGCAGACACTGGTCAATCTTCTGCTTGGCCACCTGCAGCCGCTCGTCAAATTCCAACGCCTCGCAGATCTTCACCTCTACCTTCAACCGCCCGTCGAAGCTCACCAACTCGGCGTTGCCCTTCCATTGCTCATCGTAGCCGGCCGCCACCTGCTCCAGGTACCCATCCAACAGGGCCAGCACCTCGGCCTTCACTGCCGCCATCTCCTCCCGAAGACGCAGCGCCTTGACTGCCACCCGCCGCACCAGCCGGTCCCGCGCCTTCACCGCCGGATCGATGTAGCGCGGCGGCACCGCCCGTCCCTGACCATCCAGCCAGTAA is part of the Candidatus Neomarinimicrobiota bacterium genome and encodes:
- a CDS encoding Hsp20/alpha crystallin family protein; amino-acid sequence: MTLVKYTRRRPVVSLYDDMNRLFNQVWSRSFFGYPVLVRDWAPAFDIRETKDQIVFEAELPGLNKKDINITLHEGVLTVSGERQEREVTDNETLHCTEQRYGKFQRSFSLPEVNADQVEASYKNGILTITLNKVAPVEPEKKQIAIK
- a CDS encoding helix-turn-helix domain-containing protein; its protein translation is MQERRGMESSDGFEVLIEKIDRQRLYRTGEVAVLLQCSMRYVQTLIELGRLEALRVGRYIRVPGEELVRFIERYKEWDG
- a CDS encoding DUF3164 family protein translates to MTQKEQRVEVGREAGSVRMLLRPSADGQGYWLDGQGRAVPPRYIDPAVKARDRLVRRVAVKALRLREEMAAVKAEVLALLDGYLEQVAAGYDEQWKGNAELVSFDGRLKVEVKICEALEFDERLQVAKQKIDQCLRRWTGNARLEVRAIINQAFQVDSKGRINVRSILTLRQFKFEDAVWNEAMGLIADSLRIRTTRRYVNVYQKHNETGRYELLALNWSALEAPGKPEMTRQESEARV